A part of Streptomyces sp. DSM 40750 genomic DNA contains:
- a CDS encoding carbohydrate ABC transporter permease → MTATTAASTEDPRRVGPKRHRLGGLRHGAAGPLFVAPFMVLFLLMFLTPLGYAAYLSLFQERLIGGTAFVGLDNYVTALKDPLLREGVLRVATFFVIQVPLMLLLALVFALALDSGLLRLARVIRLGIFVPYAVPSVVATLMWGYLYGPDFGPFAQLSDKLGLPLPHFLSDGWMLSSLANIVTWEFVGYNMIILYAALRTIPQELYEAAAMDGAGAWRTAWSVKLPALRPALLLTLLFSVIGSFQLFNEPKLLQAVAPDVIDSSYTANLYAYSLAFTGQQVNYAAAVSFLLGLVIVIFSYAVLFTANRRRTS, encoded by the coding sequence ATGACTGCCACGACCGCGGCGTCCACCGAGGACCCGCGCCGAGTGGGGCCGAAGCGTCACCGGCTCGGTGGCCTGCGTCATGGTGCGGCAGGTCCGCTGTTCGTCGCACCCTTCATGGTGCTGTTCCTGCTGATGTTCCTCACTCCGCTCGGCTACGCCGCCTACCTCAGCCTGTTCCAGGAGAGGCTCATCGGCGGGACCGCGTTCGTCGGGCTGGACAACTACGTGACGGCGCTGAAGGACCCGCTTCTCAGGGAAGGGGTCCTGCGGGTCGCGACGTTCTTCGTGATCCAGGTACCGCTGATGCTGCTGCTGGCACTGGTCTTCGCGCTAGCGCTCGACAGCGGTCTGCTGCGGCTCGCACGGGTGATCCGCCTGGGCATCTTCGTCCCCTACGCCGTCCCTAGCGTCGTCGCGACCCTCATGTGGGGCTACCTCTACGGGCCGGACTTCGGGCCGTTCGCCCAGCTGAGTGACAAGCTCGGCCTGCCCCTCCCCCACTTCCTCAGCGACGGCTGGATGTTGAGCAGCCTGGCGAACATCGTGACCTGGGAATTCGTCGGCTACAACATGATCATCCTGTACGCGGCCCTGCGCACCATCCCCCAGGAGCTGTACGAGGCCGCCGCGATGGACGGCGCCGGCGCCTGGCGGACCGCGTGGTCCGTCAAACTCCCCGCCCTGCGGCCGGCGCTCCTGCTCACCCTGCTGTTCTCCGTGATCGGCAGCTTCCAGCTGTTCAACGAGCCGAAGCTGCTCCAAGCGGTCGCACCCGACGTCATCGACAGTTCCTACACGGCGAATCTCTACGCGTACTCCCTCGCCTTCACCGGCCAGCAGGTCAACTACGCGGCCGCGGTGTCCTTCCTCCTCGGCCTGGTCATCGTGATCTTCTCCTACGCCGTCCTGTTCACCGCGAACCGCAGGAGGACCTCATGA
- a CDS encoding carbohydrate ABC transporter permease, giving the protein MTTTTPPATSRRTVGATATGAPRTAHRRRRRPAGRRSTPLTIVMVAVLAYFLLPLFWLAVASTKSTQDLFTSFGLWFSRSPQLLENIRETLTHDDGVFLHWLLNTVLYSVGSALGAALLAAAAGYGFAKYRFRGNNAAFAVVLGAIMVPTTALAIPTYLLFAKVDLVNTPWAIVLPSLVSPFGLYLMRIYAQDAVPDSILEAARIDGAGELRIFVTIALRLLAPGLVTVVLFTLVATWNNYFLPLIMLNDPRLYPVTVGLSSWASQAVGGGAGANSNMLALVVTGSLISIIPLVIAFLLLQRYWQSGLATGGVKQ; this is encoded by the coding sequence ATGACGACCACGACTCCCCCGGCCACGTCCCGGCGGACGGTGGGCGCCACCGCGACCGGCGCACCGCGCACCGCACACCGGCGCCGCCGGCGGCCGGCCGGGCGCCGCAGCACGCCGCTGACCATCGTCATGGTGGCCGTCCTGGCCTACTTCCTGCTGCCGCTGTTCTGGCTCGCCGTCGCATCGACCAAGAGCACCCAGGACCTGTTCACCAGCTTCGGTCTGTGGTTCTCCCGCTCACCGCAGCTGCTCGAGAACATCCGGGAAACCCTGACACACGACGACGGGGTCTTCCTGCACTGGCTGCTCAACACGGTCCTGTACTCCGTCGGCAGTGCGCTCGGGGCCGCGCTCCTCGCCGCCGCCGCCGGCTACGGGTTCGCCAAGTACCGGTTCCGGGGCAACAACGCCGCCTTCGCCGTGGTGCTCGGCGCCATCATGGTCCCGACCACCGCCCTGGCCATCCCGACCTATCTGCTCTTCGCGAAGGTGGACCTGGTCAACACCCCCTGGGCCATCGTCCTGCCCTCGCTCGTCAGCCCGTTCGGCCTCTACCTCATGCGCATCTACGCCCAGGACGCCGTACCGGACAGCATCCTGGAGGCCGCGCGCATCGACGGAGCGGGTGAGCTGCGGATCTTCGTCACGATCGCTCTGCGGCTGCTGGCCCCCGGCCTGGTGACCGTCGTGCTCTTCACGCTCGTCGCGACCTGGAACAACTACTTCCTCCCGCTGATCATGCTCAATGACCCGCGCCTGTACCCCGTCACGGTCGGGCTCTCCTCCTGGGCGTCCCAGGCCGTCGGCGGCGGGGCCGGCGCGAACAGCAACATGCTCGCCCTCGTCGTGACCGGCTCTCTCATCTCCATCATCCCGCTCGTCATCGCCTTCCTGCTCCTGCAGCGGTACTGGCAGAGCGGTCTGGCCACCGGTGGCGTCAAGCAGTGA
- a CDS encoding RICIN domain-containing protein has translation MQRRRLGKALGTFAAASALLAIPASGAQAYNPTGGTLYQLGSEPCLKGRGNCAIYPKSAQLPSGRLVAAFEKSTVVTETGSADKQTLPVYKSDDHGTTWQPLSEVKAPAYISSDSKYAKYTSNWTNPYLYTLPQDVGDLKQGTLLLATVVSGDDYYYKEHKAADPNWTPSNDGDRKDLAIALYSSTDEGATWKIQNVVATGGWQGGSAGATGQNIADANTNKQVDPLWEPYLMVHKGKLVCYYSDENDYLGFNATTGVPTLDPANDTAKDSLGQILVHKTWDGRSANWSDPVVDLAGLTQDMGGGKKEIGGGRPGMTNVVRTTDGKWMLPFEYWGGGANTRYVIADSPLEFYKGSATGTDVASLPVDSGSRPLARNGSPVIIRLPGGRLVYNAAGSGNVWVNESGRSDGTWKEYQTTSQGGYSRNLQYVEGTGRLVILNNQGTSTLKFAEVDLGHSDGAYYQLVNRKTDQVIGTGNNTNDANLGNGDVPDVVLEAPGSASNPDTQFWHVVTEPNGGKTLLNKAGGRAAAIWTGSATAGQKIGQWVDNSATGSWNLIKTDDGFYRLQSVKNTSLYLTGASAGAQLTLQNAVTDGSQDWELVE, from the coding sequence ATGCAGAGAAGAAGGCTAGGAAAGGCGCTGGGAACCTTCGCCGCAGCGTCCGCGTTGCTGGCCATACCCGCGTCCGGTGCGCAGGCGTACAACCCGACGGGCGGGACTCTGTACCAGCTCGGCAGCGAACCGTGTCTGAAGGGGCGGGGCAACTGCGCGATCTACCCGAAGTCGGCGCAGTTGCCGAGCGGACGTCTGGTCGCGGCCTTCGAGAAGTCGACGGTCGTGACGGAGACGGGCAGCGCCGACAAGCAGACGCTCCCGGTCTACAAGAGCGACGACCACGGAACGACGTGGCAGCCGCTGTCAGAGGTCAAGGCGCCCGCGTACATCTCCAGCGACTCCAAGTACGCGAAGTACACGAGCAACTGGACCAACCCGTATCTCTACACGCTTCCGCAGGACGTCGGGGACCTGAAGCAGGGCACGCTGCTCCTCGCGACCGTGGTGTCGGGCGACGACTACTACTACAAGGAGCACAAGGCGGCCGACCCGAACTGGACCCCGTCCAACGACGGCGACCGCAAGGACCTTGCGATCGCCCTGTACTCCAGCACCGACGAAGGTGCGACGTGGAAGATCCAGAACGTCGTCGCGACAGGCGGCTGGCAGGGCGGCAGCGCGGGCGCGACCGGGCAGAACATCGCCGACGCCAACACGAACAAGCAGGTCGATCCCCTCTGGGAGCCGTACCTGATGGTCCACAAGGGCAAGCTCGTCTGCTACTACTCCGACGAGAACGACTACCTCGGCTTCAACGCGACCACCGGCGTCCCGACACTGGACCCGGCGAACGACACCGCCAAGGATTCCCTCGGGCAGATCCTCGTCCACAAGACCTGGGACGGCCGCAGCGCGAACTGGAGCGATCCCGTCGTGGACCTCGCGGGCCTGACCCAGGACATGGGCGGCGGCAAGAAGGAGATCGGCGGCGGTCGGCCCGGCATGACGAACGTGGTCCGGACGACGGACGGCAAGTGGATGCTCCCCTTCGAGTACTGGGGCGGTGGGGCAAACACCAGGTACGTGATCGCCGACAGCCCACTGGAGTTCTACAAGGGCTCCGCCACCGGCACGGACGTAGCGTCGTTGCCGGTCGACTCCGGTTCCCGTCCGCTCGCCAGAAACGGCAGTCCGGTGATCATCAGGCTTCCGGGAGGGCGCCTGGTCTACAACGCCGCCGGCAGCGGCAACGTCTGGGTCAACGAGAGCGGCCGCAGCGACGGTACGTGGAAGGAGTACCAGACGACATCTCAGGGCGGCTACAGCCGCAACCTGCAGTACGTCGAGGGCACCGGCCGCCTCGTGATTCTCAACAACCAAGGCACCTCGACGCTCAAGTTCGCCGAGGTCGATCTCGGCCACTCGGACGGCGCCTACTACCAGTTGGTGAACCGGAAGACCGACCAGGTGATCGGCACAGGGAACAACACCAACGACGCGAACCTCGGCAACGGCGATGTTCCCGACGTCGTTCTGGAGGCGCCGGGATCGGCGTCGAACCCGGACACCCAGTTCTGGCACGTCGTCACCGAGCCCAACGGCGGCAAAACGCTGCTGAACAAGGCGGGCGGACGCGCGGCGGCCATCTGGACGGGCAGCGCGACGGCCGGCCAGAAGATCGGGCAGTGGGTCGACAACAGCGCCACCGGCAGCTGGAACCTCATCAAGACCGACGACGGGTTCTACAGACTCCAGTCCGTCAAGAACACAAGTCTGTACTTGACCGGAGCGTCCGCCGGAGCGCAGCTGACTTTGCAGAACGCGGTCACGGACGGCTCGCAGGACTGGGAGCTCGTCGAGTAG
- a CDS encoding beta-galactosidase, producing the protein MAVLPARVLFGAAYYHEYTPAYDPELRPDEQLKTDLDLMVEANFNVIRVGESVWSTWEPENGKFDLDWLQPVLDGAHERGISVIIGTPTYAVPQWLARQYPEITGERRTGERISWGARQEVDFTHPAFRFHAERIIRKMAARYADHPAVIGWQVDNEPGLHLFHNRGVFQRFVDHLRDKYGDVETLNREWGLVYWSHRLSTWADLWTPDGNEQPQYDVAWREFQSRQVTEFIGWQADLVREYAHSEQFVTTCISYTRQGVEDDEMSDRLDIASGNPYYDMQDGLLLPDPTPDEHEQKWKTTGVWSMYQTADWMFSSRQEPFLATETNASSIGFPWDNRPGYDGQWRQTAWAHVARGARMIEYWQWQTLRFGAETYWGGVLPHSGQPGRTYAEVARLGAEFDKAGPLVAGIEPDADITMVYSMPSKWLMQKYPPLATPDGEPDPAAYHRIFDPFYRGAFDAGRQVRIVHARQLHDPSGKREGMTPEEAVRRHPVLVAPALYIVDDATVDWLAAYAEAGGHLVLGPRTAYADHEARARHEPAPGRLAEAAGVHYDEFSNLHHDVPVRAVPGGPLEVPTDATATHWAEGFTVVDADVLASYVHPHFGRWPAVTTRRHGAGRVTCVGTVPGRDLARTLATWMAPATRSGWQGLPASVTATTGTSPDGRRVHIVHNWSWEPARAQTPVDLSDALTDAPVPAGTSLDLGPWDVRVLVSADTGTAPAPAPEAGTPS; encoded by the coding sequence ATGGCGGTTCTCCCCGCCCGCGTCCTCTTCGGCGCCGCGTACTACCACGAGTACACGCCCGCCTACGATCCCGAGCTGCGGCCCGACGAACAGCTGAAGACCGACCTCGACCTGATGGTCGAAGCGAACTTCAACGTGATCCGGGTCGGCGAGTCGGTCTGGTCGACCTGGGAGCCGGAGAACGGAAAGTTCGACCTCGACTGGCTCCAGCCCGTCCTGGACGGCGCCCACGAACGCGGCATCTCCGTCATCATCGGCACTCCTACATATGCCGTGCCTCAGTGGCTGGCCCGTCAGTACCCGGAGATCACGGGCGAGCGGCGCACCGGCGAGCGCATCAGCTGGGGCGCCCGCCAGGAGGTCGACTTCACCCACCCCGCCTTCCGCTTCCACGCCGAGCGCATCATCCGCAAGATGGCCGCCCGCTACGCCGACCACCCGGCGGTCATCGGCTGGCAGGTGGACAACGAGCCGGGGCTGCACCTCTTCCACAACCGCGGTGTCTTCCAGCGCTTCGTCGACCACCTGCGCGACAAGTACGGCGACGTCGAGACCCTCAACCGCGAATGGGGCCTGGTCTACTGGTCGCACCGCCTCTCCACCTGGGCCGACCTGTGGACGCCGGACGGGAACGAGCAGCCCCAGTACGACGTCGCCTGGCGGGAGTTCCAGTCCCGCCAGGTCACCGAGTTCATCGGCTGGCAGGCCGACCTCGTCCGCGAGTACGCCCACTCCGAACAGTTCGTCACCACCTGCATCTCCTACACCCGCCAGGGGGTGGAGGACGACGAGATGTCCGACCGCCTCGACATCGCCTCCGGCAACCCCTACTACGACATGCAGGACGGCCTGCTGCTGCCCGACCCGACCCCCGACGAGCACGAGCAGAAGTGGAAGACCACCGGGGTGTGGTCGATGTACCAGACCGCCGACTGGATGTTCTCCTCCCGCCAGGAGCCGTTCCTTGCCACCGAGACCAACGCGAGCTCCATCGGCTTCCCCTGGGACAACCGCCCCGGATACGACGGCCAGTGGCGGCAGACCGCGTGGGCGCACGTCGCACGCGGCGCCCGGATGATCGAGTACTGGCAGTGGCAGACGCTGCGCTTCGGCGCGGAGACCTACTGGGGCGGCGTCCTCCCGCACAGCGGCCAACCCGGCCGCACCTACGCCGAAGTGGCGCGTCTGGGAGCCGAGTTCGACAAGGCGGGCCCGCTCGTCGCCGGCATCGAGCCGGACGCCGACATCACGATGGTCTACTCCATGCCCAGCAAGTGGCTCATGCAGAAGTACCCACCGCTCGCGACGCCCGATGGCGAACCGGACCCCGCCGCCTACCACCGCATCTTCGACCCCTTCTACCGCGGCGCCTTCGACGCCGGCCGCCAGGTGCGCATCGTCCATGCCCGGCAGTTGCACGACCCGAGCGGTAAGCGGGAGGGCATGACACCCGAGGAGGCCGTGCGACGCCATCCGGTCCTCGTCGCCCCGGCCCTGTACATCGTCGACGACGCCACGGTCGACTGGCTCGCGGCCTACGCGGAAGCGGGCGGCCACCTCGTGCTCGGCCCGCGCACCGCGTACGCCGACCATGAGGCCCGCGCCCGACACGAACCGGCCCCCGGGCGTCTCGCCGAGGCCGCGGGTGTCCACTACGACGAGTTCAGCAACCTCCATCACGACGTCCCGGTCCGTGCCGTGCCCGGCGGCCCGCTGGAGGTGCCCACGGACGCGACCGCGACGCACTGGGCCGAGGGTTTCACGGTCGTTGACGCCGACGTGCTGGCGTCGTACGTTCACCCGCACTTCGGGCGCTGGCCGGCCGTCACCACCCGCCGCCACGGCGCCGGTCGCGTCACATGCGTCGGCACCGTGCCCGGCCGCGACCTCGCCCGGACACTGGCCACCTGGATGGCTCCGGCCACGCGCAGCGGATGGCAGGGGCTCCCCGCATCCGTCACCGCGACGACCGGCACTTCCCCCGACGGACGCCGTGTCCACATCGTGCACAACTGGAGCTGGGAACCCGCACGCGCCCAGACCCCGGTGGACCTGTCCGACGCTCTGACCGACGCTCCGGTACCGGCCGGCACCAGCCTGGACCTGGGCCCATGGGACGTACGCGTACTCGTCTCCGCCGACACCGGCACGGCCCCGGCACCGGCCCCCGAAGCGGGCACGCCCTCCTGA